One Cardiocondyla obscurior isolate alpha-2009 linkage group LG02, Cobs3.1, whole genome shotgun sequence genomic window, ACGCGGTGCAACCTCGCAAAGTTTTATGTGCCAGCATACGGCGCCGCCTCGTACATCGCGATGTCCGTCAACGTGATGAACCCTGTGCTTATCGTTAAGTAAGTCAGTCTTCTTCACTTCGGCATGATTCAATCGGTCGCGAGTGTGGCACGAGTCTTGTCTCTCTGCCTCGCtccttctctccttctctctcactcttatTACGTAACTGGAAGCGATGCGTGCACAAACATAGATTTTAAGTTGAAAATGTAACTCCCGGTAAATAACTCGATGAAAGAAGGGTGAATAGTATCGATCGTTCTTTCAGAATATTCCCGACAAGGGAAATcacgaattatttattgtttggATCTCTGGTTGGCACCGGGTCGTACATCTACACACGTGAACATATGAAGTCAGCACCGGAGCACAAGAGAATTTTGTACAGGTAAGCTTTTGCTTCAGTGAGAATTGTTGCATCTTTCACAAATAAgactaaatttattaatataaagatcGAATTGTCATTTTAATTGTGTCTACTTTTTAGTTCTACGGGAGCCGTTTTATTGAGCCTGGGATCAGTTCTACTGTGGGCAGTGATACGTTCTATAATGCCGGCGAACTCAGCTTGTCTCACAGCAGCTGGTATCTGCACCGGAGTGGCAGTTTTGGAAGCCGGGCAAAATTATCTCAAGTTTGTCGACGGACAAGTAGCGAAAAAGTAGGATGCTCCTTTACTTTTTCTAttcctttctttccttcctaaAGTTTGTACTTGGAATTTGTCGCGGAATGAAATTGGACCCCGTTGAAGGAGACACAGCACCTTTCGAGCGCGGTTCTCTCCCGAAACGGTAAACGGAAATTTTATTCTGCGACAAGAGATTAGGGATTCGAATTAACTAATCGAATCTCTGAAATTGTTCCGAGTGTAAACTATCGGAATAATAACGTGTTTCTTTTCCACTACGAGTTTTGTATACAcgagtttctttttaaaaccaaaaggacaaaacagaaaaagatttGAGTCGATGTTTGTGTCGGTATTGAAAGTAAGAACAGTTATGTCGCACGAGAATGCGACGTCGGTGGTTCTTGCATTGTGAATGAATTTACGCGGGTAGCGAACGTTTTGATGAATTGTTCTACACTTGTCTCTTCGCTCCATCGCTCACAGGATCACCAATTGAACATCGCATGTTAAAAGGTGTTCGATAAGCTATTCGTTACGATATAACGGTTATGCACACGCACTTGACCTCAAACGAGGCCCCAATGCTTTCGACGGGAGCCGCAAAATACGAATGTGGTGTGCCCAACAAAAGATGTTTTATAATACTAAGCTGCATAAAAGTGCATTGTAATGTGTAGATAACTTGTCACCATAAATATATGGAAGAACGCATTGTGAcgcaatagaaaaaaaaaaaaaaagaagaagcgatGCAAATGGCTCTCCTCACCTTCCTGATTTCCGTCTATTTTGCATGTTTAACTTCCGACATAGATCAAGTAATACTATTTATATTGAGAATGTCTCTAGTTTATTCattcattatttcatttatttatttaaacaaaataaatatatatatatatatattttttttttctatacgtgatatataatttttcgagACTTCTCGGTCGCGCAGTTAACAGTCAGAACAGTTGAGAGGAAGGTGCGTTGATAGCATAAAACAGAAATACGTAGCTCGCTTCTCACAAGGGGACGGCATAAGCGTCCTGAAAGAGGAATATACTTGCTTCTGGGCCTAGCCACATTTTTATGGTATTTCTAACGATGAATACGATTGAACCGGTTGCAAACGTAATTGCGTTTATCATACTTTTCGTTGGAAATATCACAAAGTTATGGTTGGGTTCAAAAGCTGCTGTACTTTTCTATCAGTCCACAGCTGGCCGTCCCCTTGTTGTCTCGCTGAAACGCGTCTGTTTCTTCAAAATCATTATCGTTTATTTACGCGTGCTATTGCACCCTCGTATGATCATGAGCATTAAGCCTGATAAGGCGACTCTTAAACCAGCGCAAACGAATGCAAAGCAGCTCGTTGCAACAAGTTTTCGCGAGTTGACTCACTATCATTTGATTCTTAATTCCTGTCGCGCGCGATAAGATCCCCGATTAAGCTCATTCagttatttacaatttatattatttagaacaacagagaaaaattaattccgcgtAATCGACGTTTTCAAGACTGATAATCTTGTGGCACGAATGTAGGGATCGCTTTCGACCGCGAAGGGCGAAGTTGACGTCGCGAATCGCCGAAGAAATCTCGGCGGCTTATTCCCCGCGACGCGTTGCGTTCAATGCGTCCCTATAATCGCAGAAATACGACAATTTATCTCG contains:
- the LOC139113173 gene encoding uncharacterized protein, with translation MSGTGNGGGDATDDNVPGGLSEIIKMLGLRPITRCNLAKFYVPAYGAASYIAMSVNVMNPVLIVKIFPTREITNYLLFGSLVGTGSYIYTREHMKSAPEHKRILYSSTGAVLLSLGSVLLWAVIRSIMPANSACLTAAGICTGVAVLEAGQNYLKFVDGQVAKK